In Candidatus Hydrogenedentota bacterium, the genomic stretch ACCAGCCCGATAATCTTGATGGGGGCTGTCGAAATGCTCGATATGATGTCGAAGTTCAGCCGCAACAACGAAAAAAGCCCGTACTTGCTCGTGCCGCGGGCGCGTTCGCGGTGTTCGACCTTGACCTCCGCCATGCGCACGCCGAGCCAGAGCATTTCGGCGGGCAGGTAACGCGCGTGATGCGTGAAATCAGACATCCGGTCGACCACATCCCGCCGGAAAGCCTTCAGCCCGCAACCCAAGTCCCGGATCTTCGAACCCATCAGGAACGAGATGGTCCGGTTCAGGATGCGCGAGGGGAGACGTCGCGCCAGGGCGTCCTGACGCTGCTCGCGCCAGCCCTGCGCCACGTCATAGCCCTCCTCGAGCTTCTCGATGAGCTTTGCCATCTCTTCCGGCGGATTCTGCAGGTCCGCGTCCAGTTGCACGACAAAACGGCCCCGAACATGCGCAAAACCCGCGTAGAGCGCGGGCGTCTGGCCGAAATTGCGCGCAAGCCGCACGATGCGCAGGCGCGGGTCCCGTTCGTGCAGGGCGCGCAGCACGTCAAGGCCCCCGTCGGTGCTGCCATCGTCCACGACTATGACCTCGAAAGAACGGGAAAGCCGCTCCAGCGTGCCGACAATGCGTTCGTACAGTTCGGTCAGGTTGGGCGCCTCGTTGTATACGGGCACCACTACGGATATGTCGATCTGGTCGTTCATTGCGCTTCTTCCCCGGCCTCAGGAAGCATGAACACAGTATAAGCCAAGCGCGCCCGCCCTTTCACGTGTTCGGAATGGCGCGGCCCGCGCGCCGGTCCTGCCGCTTGCGGGCTTGTCCGATTCGCAGGGTCCGATTCGCGGGGTTGTCCGCCGCCGGAATGGTGGGCTATGCTGCATTCGCGAAATGCTTTCTTTCGCGAAGAGCGCCGCGGATGATTCCATTGAATACAACGTGTATCGCCTGTTGTAGCCGCCGCCTGACCTGCTTCGGCGCGCGGCGCGGCTACAAGTATCATCGCTGCCCGGATTGCGGCACCCTTCAACTCGCGCCGCTTCCCGAACCCGGCGCGTTACGGCGCGCCTACGCGGAGGAGTACGCGCGGGCCGACCACTGGCAGATGGGGGCGAATCGGCGCAACGAAGCCGTGCGCGGACAGTCTCAAGCGGTCGTCGACGCGTTGCTGGCCCACAACGTTCGCGGCANNNNNNNNNNNNNNNNNNNNNNNNNNNNNNNNNNNNNNNNNNNNNNNNNNNNNNNNNNNNNNNNNNNNNNNNNNNNNNNNNNNNNNNNNNNNNNNNNNNNCGCGCCTACGCGGAGGAGTACGCGCGGGCCGACCACTGGCAGATGGGGGCGAATCGGCGCAACGAAGCCGTGCGCGGACAGTCTCAAGCGGTCGTCGACGCGTTGCTGGCCCACAACGTTCGCGGCAAGGTGCTGGACGTCGGGGCGGGCTGGGGAACGGTGCTTGACCAGATGCGCGAACGCGGCATTGATTGCGAAGGCGTTGAGCCTTCCCGCGAAATGCGGGCGTACTGCGTCTCGCAGGGGCATCTCGTCCACGAATGCGAGTTGGAAAACCTCGAAGCGCGCCAACGGTACGCCGCCCTCACCTTTTCTTCCGTCTTCGAACATCTGGTGGCGCACGATGCGTGTCTGCAAGCCGCACGGACGCTGCTTCGGCCCGGCGGGCTGCTAATCAGCCTGCAACCCACGGCGCTGTTTCCCACGTTCGCAGCGACAGTCGTGCGTCTGGGCATCCGGCGCCTGCCTTTGCCGCAATTGCATCATGTCCTGTGTCCGCCATGGCACACGGTCCTGTTCTCGATTAGCGGCATGCGCGCGCTGCTGGCCCGCCACGGGTTTACGCTGCTTTCGGTGAGCATCGCGCCCCAACAACGCGACACCGGCTGGACGCGTCTCGCGCAGGCGGCACTGGAACGCGTCAACCGGGCCGGATGGCGCATGGCGGGAACGCGCTGGCCGCTTGCCGTCGGCCATATCTTTGTCTTCAAGAAAAACGGAACCGCCCCGGCGGAGACCGCAGGGCAAGGTCAGGAAGGTGCGTGAAATGATTTTCGATGCTGATGGACGTCCGATGGTCTCTGTGCACACCTGCTGGAACGATGCGGAAGCGGAAATCGTGATCGGCCTTCTCCGCGCCCACGAAATTGAAGCCCGCGCCAACTCAGAAATCCCCCACACCATATTGCCGTTGACAACAGACGGTCTCGGCGAGATACACGTGCTGGTCCGGGAGGAAGACGCCGCTATTGCGCGCGAAGTGCTGCAGCGCCAAGCAGAAACGGAACCGCCAGACCTCGCCTCGTCCGAAGAGGCATGAACGGTGCGTAATGCCGCAAGACCGCGCCTGCTCAGGAAGCGCCCATCTTCTTCTTCAATTCGGCTAGCTGCTCCGCCAACAGTGTATTGAGCCCCCGGTCCGGGCCGTCGCTGTACTTGACTTCCGTCGGCGCGCCCTGTTTCGTGCCCATCCGGCGCGCTTCGTAACCGTCCTGCCGGTCACCGCGCGGCCGCCGGTCCCGCCGCGGCGGCGCGGCGCGCCCGCGCCCGCCTTCCCGGCCTTCTCTGGGCCGTTCAGGCCGGCGTTCTTCCCCGCGTTCCTGCTGCGGCTCCCGTTCCCGTCTTCGTCGTGGCGCGGCCTCGCGCTGGGCCGGAGCGCCTTCCTGCGCAGGGGCGGCCGCCGCTGTTTCAGGCGGCCGGTCCCGCCGCGCTGGCCGCTTGTGCCGCGGCGGCGCGGCCGCGGCCCGAATCGACAACGAAATGCGCGGCTGGTCGCGGTCAACCTTGATGACTTTCACCCGCACGATGTCGCCGACCTTCACTACCTGCCGCGGGTCGCGGACAAAGCGGTTGGCCAACTCGGACAGGTGCACCAGCCCGTCCTGCTGAATGCCGATGTCGACGAACGCGCCGAAATCGGTCACGTTCGTTACAATCCCCTCAGCCTCCATTCCCTCCTGCAAATCCTCGACGGAATAGACGTTCTCGATGAAGTGCGGCGGACGGAACCGGCGGCGCGGGTCGCGCCCCGGCCGCATCAGCGCGACCCGGATATCGGCCAGAGCTATCGGTCCGACCACGTCTACGGAGAAAGGCGCGAGGTCCAGCGTCTCCAGAACTTCCCGATTTCCAATGAGCGCGGCCACCTCCACGCCAAGGCTCTGCGCAATTTTTTCGACAACCGGATAGGCCTCGGGATGAATGGCGGTCGCATCCAGCGGCTGCTCGCCGTCGCGGATGCGCAAGAACCCCGCGCACTGCTCGAAGGTCTTCGGGCCGATACCATCGACTTCCAGCAACTGCGTCCGGTTCTTGAATCCGCCGATCTTTTCACGGTGCGCCACAATATTCTGCGCGGTGCCCATCTGTATGCCGCTGACGTAGCGCAATTCGTGAACCGACGCCGTGTTGACGTTTGCGCCGACGCGGTTCACGCACGACACGAGCGTCCGCGACAAGCCATCGCGCAGCCGCCGTTGCGAAATCTCATGCTGGTACTGGCCCACGCCGATATTGCGCGGCTCGATCTTCACCAGTTCGCTCAACGGGTCCTGGAGCCGCCGCGCCACGGAAACCGCGGCCCTGCCGGCTGTCTCCAGTTGCGGGAATTCCTCCCGCGCCAGCTTCGACGCGGCATAGACTGCGGCGCCCGATTCGCTCACGTACACCGCGAACGCCCGCCGCTGCCGGTCCCGCTTGAGCAAGCCGTCCACAAACCGCATCGTATCGCGTGCCGCGGGCGCGTTGCCCACGGCCACCGCGCGAATGCCATATTTCTCCATCATGGCAAGCAACGCGTCTGCCGCGGCGTCCGGCTCGGCCTGAAGATGCAGGACCGCCTGTTCCTGAAATGCACCGGCTTCATCGACGGCCACGGCCACGACAGCGCCTTGCGCATCCGGCTCGATGCCGATCACGGGAATCGGCCCCGCGGGCGGCGCAAGCAGCAGGTTCCGCGCATTCTCCTGAAATACGCGCAGGGTGTCTTCTTCCGCCTGCTCGCGCGACCACTCCAGGATTTCCTTCTCCAACTCGGGGCGCAGATAACGGCGGTAAGCGTCTTCCGTGGCGCTGCGGATGTGCTCCTCGAAAGGCGTGCCCGTGATTTTGAGGAATCGTCCCAGCAGCGCTTCGAGCAGTCTTTCGTCGTCCACCGCCAGGTCGAGACGCAGATAACCCAGCTTCACGCCGCGAAAGGCCGCCAGCAGCCGGTGCGACGGAATGCTCATCAGTGGTTCCGAGAAATGGTAGAACGCTTCGAATTTCGTCTTCTGCCCGGCTGCGTTCTTCGTCGCCGCGGTCGTCATTTTCCCTTCGCGGAGCATATAGTCGCGCACGAAAACGCGCGTCTCCGCGTCCTGGGCGATCTTTTCCGTCAGGATGGCGCGCGCGCCGTCCAAGGCCTCTTCAGCCGAACTGATGGACTTCGACGGGTCGATGAACTGGCTCGCGAAGGATTCGACGCTCTGCATGCCGAGTTCCTGCGCCCAGACATAATCAGCAAGAGGGCCCAGCCGCTGTTCGATGGCCACGCTGGCACGTGTCCTGCGCCGTCTGCGGTACGGCAGGTACAGGTCTTCCAGCACCCGGGCGCTGTGACACGCCATGATACGTTCGCGCAGGTCATCCGTTACGGGCTGCAGCTTCTCGATGTTCTGCAGGATGGCGTTGCGGCGGTTCAT encodes the following:
- a CDS encoding glycosyltransferase family 2 protein codes for the protein MNDQIDISVVVPVYNEAPNLTELYERIVGTLERLSRSFEVIVVDDGSTDGGLDVLRALHERDPRLRIVRLARNFGQTPALYAGFAHVRGRFVVQLDADLQNPPEEMAKLIEKLEEGYDVAQGWREQRQDALARRLPSRILNRTISFLMGSKIRDLGCGLKAFRRDVVDRMSDFTHHARYLPAEMLWLGVRMAEVKVEHRERARGTSKYGLFSLLRLNFDIISSISTAPIKIIGLVGCLLSLVGFFMGALIFARRIIDVNYDPLAGSLASVTALFFILAGVQMIATGVMCEYVGRIFVEVQNKPYYIVREIIEAPPASDGKPS
- a CDS encoding class I SAM-dependent methyltransferase, with amino-acid sequence RAYAEEYARADHWQMGANRRNEAVRGQSQAVVDALLAHNVRGKVLDVGAGWGTVLDQMRERGIDCEGVEPSREMRAYCVSQGHLVHECELENLEARQRYAALTFSSVFEHLVAHDACLQAARTLLRPGGLLISLQPTALFPTFAATVVRLGIRRLPLPQLHHVLCPPWHTVLFSISGMRALLARHGFTLLSVSIAPQQRDTGWTRLAQAALERVNRAGWRMAGTRWPLAVGHIFVFKKNGTAPAETAGQGQEGA
- a CDS encoding DUF2007 domain-containing protein, producing the protein MIFDADGRPMVSVHTCWNDAEAEIVIGLLRAHEIEARANSEIPHTILPLTTDGLGEIHVLVREEDAAIAREVLQRQAETEPPDLASSEEA
- a CDS encoding helix-hairpin-helix domain-containing protein, with amino-acid sequence MIEQKFVELIAEEVGARPEQIAAAVQLLDRGATVPFVAHYRKDVTGNLDEHALSRIEERNVEYTALMNRRNAILQNIEKLQPVTDDLRERIMACHSARVLEDLYLPYRRRRRTRASVAIEQRLGPLADYVWAQELGMQSVESFASQFIDPSKSISSAEEALDGARAILTEKIAQDAETRVFVRDYMLREGKMTTAATKNAAGQKTKFEAFYHFSEPLMSIPSHRLLAAFRGVKLGYLRLDLAVDDERLLEALLGRFLKITGTPFEEHIRSATEDAYRRYLRPELEKEILEWSREQAEEDTLRVFQENARNLLLAPPAGPIPVIGIEPDAQGAVVAVAVDEAGAFQEQAVLHLQAEPDAAADALLAMMEKYGIRAVAVGNAPAARDTMRFVDGLLKRDRQRRAFAVYVSESGAAVYAASKLAREEFPQLETAGRAAVSVARRLQDPLSELVKIEPRNIGVGQYQHEISQRRLRDGLSRTLVSCVNRVGANVNTASVHELRYVSGIQMGTAQNIVAHREKIGGFKNRTQLLEVDGIGPKTFEQCAGFLRIRDGEQPLDATAIHPEAYPVVEKIAQSLGVEVAALIGNREVLETLDLAPFSVDVVGPIALADIRVALMRPGRDPRRRFRPPHFIENVYSVEDLQEGMEAEGIVTNVTDFGAFVDIGIQQDGLVHLSELANRFVRDPRQVVKVGDIVRVKVIKVDRDQPRISLSIRAAAAPPRHKRPARRDRPPETAAAAPAQEGAPAQREAAPRRRREREPQQERGEERRPERPREGREGGRGRAAPPRRDRRPRGDRQDGYEARRMGTKQGAPTEVKYSDGPDRGLNTLLAEQLAELKKKMGAS